The genomic window gaaaaaaaattcttcatcaAATTTTAACAAGTCTGGAATTACAGGCTAGAATCATTCTTCAGACACACTTTCCAATATTTGTCTCCAGGAATATATTACTACTTGAAATTCTGCCGTCTAAAAGTTTATAATTTGAAGCCATAGAgttccatttttgtaaaataagtgGATCACAGTCCATTAGGCAAGTCAGTTACTTCGTCTGTAGAAGAGAGCAATTCCTAGTGGaaaggttgttatgaggattaatgGTACATCCGTGCCTGTCACTTTGTTTGTGTGCCGTGTATAGCAATGACCtgctttgtttcctctttctggtTCTGTTTCTTCTGTTGTGACTGGGgtatccttctctttctccagaaCATCTTTCAGGTGTCCTGTCTGAAGTACAGTCTTCTTGAAGACCGGCAGTCTTGGCCAGGGCAGCTAGGTTGAGGAAAGAACTTTATCTCCTGGGCTGGTGGGGTTTAATCAGTGTTGCATCTGCCAGGGAGAAAATGGAGTGTTAGAGCAGAGAGTGAGGTGACTGGGCATTTGAGCGCATACAATGTTACGATCCATAAAGAAACGTTTTAGAGTTGCAGTACATTTCAGAGATCATCTGATCAAGCTCTTCATTTTATAGCTTAAGGATGGAGACCCACACAGATGTGGTGGCTTGCCTACAATTATGTTGTTCAAGACTAGAAACCCATCTTCTTACTTTCAAAACCGTTCTTCCCTGCTGTCCCCGTCATTCCCAGTCCTTTTACAACCCAGAACCCCTTTTATAATTTGCTATCTCCATGGATGCCATATTTTGAAAGGTTGTGTCTACTGAAATAtattcactattattatttttttaataaaagtcagATCTGTGGCTACCAATCAGAGCCTCTGATGAATGCATATGTGGTGAAGAATAATACTACATTGAATTTAAGTCCCTTTGCCTAAAAGTGGATGATATTgtctgaggaaaaataaaatatgtcaggTTTTTTGAATATTGAAATTGGGTTAGAGACCTCTGTTAGTCTCTTCATAGAACTTTGTAAAAACCTTAGATTAGGAACTGCTGAACTGTGTCGTGTTGTTGATGCACTGCGCTCTGCCCAAGCGTGCTAAATACTGACTGTGGTTGGTTTTCACGGGCGAAAGAAAACCCAGCCATTCAGGCCAGGATGACacagaaatattttcagttcACAGAAAGTTGTGTCAACCTAGCACAAAAGATGTTTTCTACATAGTATACACCGAATTTTTCTGAAGAATAATTGTGGAATGGAAAAAATCTTAATTCCAGAGGTAGAGAGTGTGTGAAATAAAGAAGGTGATATTCAAAACCACAGAGAAAAAAGGGAATTCTGAATCATTTACgtcttctttggggctaaaatgattaaattaaaaaattatttgagttaCAGACTAAAAAATGAAAGCTTCCGTATTAATATATCAACTGTCACATAGACCTGGCTATAATCTTTACTAAAAAAACTTAGTTTCTAGTTCTCAGGTATATCACATGTCTTGAGAATGCCTGAGTAAGCTTCACATTTAAGGGGTAATTTGGAGTGAACGGCTTTAAAATAAAGGAGTACACTCTGAAAGACGTGGGGGGAGAGACACTTCAAAGAAATAGAGGACCGTCCTCCAGAGCAGCCAAAACAGGAATGACAGGAGGCCTAACAGAGTACCAGTTGATACCGGAGTACAATTGTACATGTGTGAACGACGTGTATATGCTATGAATAGAAAGACAGTGTTTTCAAACATGAGCCCAAAGCGAGTCACAAAGCAGCCACTCCATATTGGCTGGTTTGCAGTCGAGCCATTGCTCACGTGGGCAACTCCACTTTGCAGCCTCTTCAGTGAGTCCTGTGTGTTTATCAGTGGCCACCAAGTtgtccttgtgtttttttttttttacagtcttAAGAGAATAGCACATCACTTTAAAGATGTTCAGGAACTGAGTTCAGAAACATACCTTATTTGAATTTTGCCTTATTTTATGGATTTGAACATAGAGtccacttttaaaaagttattttaatttttcttttttccgtGGGCACACACAAGGAATTATCGTACCAGCCAATGCCATCCTGAAGGCATTTTTTTAATGCCACATCAGCAAGAGCTAAAAATAGATGATTTTGAGGAAGTCCAAAAAGGGATCAAAAATGGAGAACTGCTTGAGGGCTGAGTCCAGGGCAAGCAAGACTGCTCCTGAAGGTGCAGCACGTTTGGGTGCCCAAAGCATAGACTCACCCTGCAGAGCTGGTGAAGCAGTGGTCCAGTGGAAGAACTGTGCCCGTCTGAGAGGCACGTCTTTCATGAGCAGCCACAGCTGAGCGGTGCTTGGCCGCTGCTGGACAGAAGCTTGCCATGTGTGTAGAATGTCGGTTCTGTGAGGTTAGGTGTTTTTGCCTGTTTTGTATACTGCTGTCCTCGTGTCttgaagagtgcctggcacacagtaggtatgcAAAAGACACTATGGACAGGGAAAGGGAACACTGGTTTCAAACATAGAACCCCAATTATGCTGAGAAGGCTAAATCTGAAATTTGTTAGAATCTTTAAGTCCTGAAATGGATAATGAGCCTAAAGGTATATTATATGCCAGTGTCAAAGTCATGTTGGAGCTTATTGTTGCTCCCCTCTCTTTGCTCCTCAGAACAATAGAGGTATTTTTATTAATAGCATAACATCCGTTTTTCAATATTGCATATTTTACATGCTGTTGTATGTGCTAGCAAAGTATCTCAAGACTTCCTCCGTTACAACTTTTCAAATCTTCAGACCGGGTTTAGGGATGGATCCAGGTTTTATGGGCCCTGCAGCTCATATAATTTTGGGTgtcctctttaaaaaaaggaatacagaTCCTAAATAGAAAATTAAGTACAGTGCTTTGGAAAGCCTGTGCAAGGGAGTAACCTTTTGAAGCTTCGGCTCCATTGTCTTCTTGGTAatttgtttctggttttattgCTGCTTTCAGAAAACCACACACCAGCATTTTCTATACAAACTTCATGTCATACTTGGAACTCAGGGAACGAAATTATTTGCATCATTTGCTAAGTGAATGCACCTGAAACATTAGAAACTTCAAAACTACCTTATGAATGCTGCCACCCATGACAGAAATGGTAAAAATGCAGTCCGTGGCCGcagaaataatagtaatagcgAAAAGAACTTAGCATTGATCGAGCCCCTACAACATCCTAAACCTGTGTTGTTTTCCTGGCttatctgatttaatcctcagGACAACCCTGTACGCAGTATAATTATCCCTGCATCCAGAGGAAAAACTGAGGGGCCGAGGTGTTAAAAATGACCCCCTTACACCACCAGTGTATGTGGAATCAGGATTCCAATTGGAGCAGTTAGATGTCAGAGCCCTTCCTCTTAAAAAGCCAAGAGAATATTTTGATGAGGATGTTTCAGAGAGCCAGCAACTGATGGGGCTGGACCCAAACCTCACAAAGTAAGATCTGATTCTTTGGACCTGGGAGGAGGTCCTTAAAAGATCTCAGGCATCCATTATTCAGAGTAATGCAAAATCCTGATGCCTTTGTCTCAGAGAGAATGGGGGTGGTTTTCTTACTGGTTCATCACACTAGGAGGCAGAAAACTCAGCAAGAACGATTtctatctttccattttatttcttcagaaGAGTAAATCATGAGCAGTATAACCAGCTTCTCTATTTTAGACATCTTTTGAGCTAAGATGGTTTTAGTTCAGATGGTTTTAGCTCAGTGTGTATGCTAAAATAGACTGTGCTGTGGAGCTCCATTGTGAAAAGGTACGCAGTTATCTGAATTTTAGCAAATGATTACaactctaattttttaaatcatttttattaacaATAGTTAATGGTTCCCTCTACCAATGGACTATATAGCTGTGATAAATATTATCCTGAACTTTAACATTTGTTTCCCAAATACAGTATTGTTATACAGAAaagctgtacatttttgttaaattgttAGGATTATACTCCATTTAGTGTTATTTTagcaaacataaaatttaaaactagggCATCCTTTTTATCATCATACTTTCTTCAAGCTACTTGCACGgcttaaaaattttcctttgaatAATTGTTTTCCTGCTCCTTAGACAATAAGTCCCCTGAAAATTTTATACCAAATACAGGTgaagcatttaattttattttcttctcaaattgTTATAGCTTGAAATATAGTAGTATAATTCTTAAATTGTCTGCAGTGTATATTGTTAGGGTCTTAACATTCTTGAGCAATGAATATTTTtactgaatttccttttttagaCAAAATTATCCATTTGTTAAAGAATCAAAGTGCTGTTTTCCTTAAGTCATTCATCTGGAGGAATGTCTTTACACAAACTTGCTTAAACTGCTTtacactttttttatttttacaagtgaagattttaattattttactatgaAGGGTACATTCCATTTTAGATCTTAAAAAAGTTTAGATGGACTGCTCCCAAACCATTGGTATAATTATTTGACTCTTGGGGTGTCTTTTaatggttttaaaattctttccatctcttctttatatgtttaaattcatcttttttccctttagaaGAAAAGATGTGGAGTGGGCTGCTACCTCCTGGCCTAAATGAAAGTGATATTGAGTTGAGTTCTGAAGATGAAGCCACGTTAGAGAATTCTGGACTTAACTTACAGGAAGATAAAGAAGATGGGACCATAACAAAAACAGAGAGCTCAGATTTCCCTACAGATGGAATGGAAGCCAAAGGAGAAGCAAATGTGAATGCATATGAAGAGTGTCCCTCTGGAATTCCTTTCAGCACGTGGAATGTAGGTTTTCTCTGCTGTTCTTGTGAAAGCCTGTGCGTTTGTGCCTGCTCCTGGGTGTCTCTGCCACAGTCAGAATGTGTGTGTTCCTGGGAGGGAATAGTTAGGGAGGATTGGCTCAGAATGCCTTTATTATTCCCTGGGTCTGTGGTCAACCCACTGGCCACTCAGATActtggtttcatttttgttttgtttttcataaaaagaggaagaaaaaaacatttagtaGAATTAGCTACTTTGCCTAACATAATACATAAGGagtttatatattaattttatctctTTGTCGTCTGTATGAGTCATTGAATTTTACTCTCAGATTATCAGAttgatttatttagaaataattgaaGATAACTCAGGTTTTGAGAGAGTTTTGAAGAATAGCATATCTCAAGAAGAACTCAGCtgcctttgttaaatttatattttataaatgctagaatataattatttttgttacttaATATGTTTGGTGTTTTTTGAATGTATGCTTTGCTTCAGAATATATTTgcatctcactttttttttacttttatatagaGATTTCAAGAATTGCATAAAAAACATTCTGAACAGAAAACCTCAACTTTaagattcagaaagaaaaaaagaaaacgatcCAGAAaaggtgttttgttttaattcaggCTAATTGTCAATACTGCTAATGTTAAATTGTGACTTGCTAATTGTTGAGCTAAATTGAGTTTAGCTCAACAATTTTTGATGAACAATTTTGAAGTAACAATCAAATACTTAGATATTGACAGTTTGTGAATTCTTTTCAGGTAAATTGAAGAATGAAGAAGAATCTCGGAGGTAGGTAGAATTTGAAATATTGTCTATTCTAGACAGTATTGTAGCGCTTGTACAAATAGTTGACCTACTTACCTCTGAAACATAGAAACTAGTTGTTGCTATATAATTGTAGTTACcagttaaaaacaataaaaataaaaatagtacattttGTGTAAAACGTAAgtaattctctctcttcctgcagtGAGCAGTCCTCGAGGGAAACCCAGTGGAAGGAGCTTACTCAGTATTTTGGAGTCAATGATAGGTTCGATCCccctgttaaaaagaaaaaaattgacaaggtAAGATCTTTTTTATTGCATCTTATATTAGCCAGTGGGAAATATTTGTAATTGGCCTTACCTAAGGTATTTCTCCTCATTAATTGATTCACCGGAAAAGTTaaagtgcctactctgtgccaaaaAAGATGCTAGATGAACAAGTAAATATGTagttacaaataatttaaaaaacggTTAAAAAGGAAATGAGCAGGGTATtgtgaagaaattaaaatggaggCCCCACTTTAGCTTGGGTCCTCAGGGAAAGCCCTTCTCAGAAGATGCCATTTCACTGAGACCAGAAGGATGGGAAGGAACCATGTATATAAAGAATGCTAGTGTAGCGGTCATAACCTGGATGAAGATCCTAGGGAAAAAGGAGTCATCATGGGATATCTGAGTAACTGTAAGAAGGTCAGCCTGGCTGGAATGGAGTCAGTGAGGAGGAGGGTGGCCCAAGATAAGattggagaggcaggcaggcagggaccAGACTATGTAGGATCTTAAGGGGCAGAGTAAGGAATTGGGTTTTAGTCTCACAATGCAAGTGAGAGTCATTCAAGGGTTTTAAGTTAAGGGAATGACATGATCTaagttatgttttaaaagatgCCCTTATGTGGAGAATAGAATGTAGGGCAGCAAaaggagatgagaagagaaaGTTAAGAGACTTCTAGGCctgagatgatggtggcttgaacAAGAATGATGCTGCTGAAGATGGAGAAGAGTGGATGGATTTGAGGTAGACTGTAGAAGTAGAATTGACAGTGTTTGCCTCTGGATTGCTTGTGAGGTGGTGGGAGGATTTGGGGCAtaaggagggaaagagagctaTTCAAGGCTTTACCTTAAGCAATGCTGTGAACAGTTATGCTAGCTACGAAGATGGGAAAGCTTGGCGGGGGGAGATTTAGAGTGGGGCCTTTCCAAAGTTCACCGTGGGGCACGGTGGGATCAGCAAGCAGGAATAGAGTAAACTGTTGATAAAATGAGGCAGGAGCTCGGAGGAGAGTCCAAGCTTGACATACATATTGTGGAGTCATCAGTCTAGAGATGATATGAATACTTAGTAGAggcttgaatgaatgagtaactGACATATTCACCTGGGGAAATGTTGACAGACTCCAGGAGCATGAAACTTGGGTACTGAGCAGTAGGGCTAGAGGCGCAGGCGCCTGCTGGGTGAAGCCCAAGTATATTATAGCCTGCATTTGCAGACAGATGCCTCCTTCACAGATTGTTCCTGGAGACTACTGTGTGTACGTAGAGACCATTACCATTTTCTGATTAATCAGTATTTCTTGTGAAAAACCTCTgattttaaactcatttttgGGTGGTATTGCATTGAGGGCACATGCATTAAGGAACTGACACAGCAGAATTTTGCCTGTGAACCTTTTGATTTCAACTTCGCCAAGAATTCTTGTCATCTAGTCCCTAGAACACCGGGGAATGGGAACCAGGATCACTTTCTGCTGCAACTAATTACTGCTGCTGAGCAGTCTCTTTTTCACAAATGTTCAAGCGGGTGCAGAAATGCTAAATTTCTTATAAAGAAAGATCACTAGTGGAGTTGAAACTAAAACTCAGGCTTCATTACACCATTCTCAGTTCTGTAGCTTCACTGCAAAAAGGGGCTGATGAGCATTTTAAAGTGTGCTGGCCACGTGCTTGACCTTTGTGATTCTGGGAGGAGGGTCTCATGAGGAGAATGCTCTTGACCAAACCTGTTCTAAGCCGGAAAGAGGAGGGTCATGCTCACAGCCCTGATCCACAGGCTGTCTCTGCCAACCTGCTTTAGAGTCCCAGCAGCTGACTAGATTGTTCTTCTGAGGGAAGAATGGCTAAATATTGATTCTCATaggaaatatgttttaaagttttgcttgtGAATTAGGTGGTCTTTGATCTTCAGTTATTTATAGTATTTGTTGTGTTTTCTCATAACTATATTGACTTTAGAATGTCTAATTATTTTTTAGGGAAGTTAAGGCCATGAaattaaattttagccattctaaaaagtagaaattttgaGAGTATTTTTACAATCTATCTGTATTAGAATTTTATTATTACTCTACGTATATGAAATTGTCCCTTCTTGATAGTGGCCAGATATGGCTAACTCTTACTCATTGTCTAAAATTTGGAATTTGTGGAGAGTAACTTTAATAAAGGATACTAGGATTCTTTATGGAGACTCTTTTAAACAACTTAGTTTTAGAAATAGAATTCTGTTTCACATTATACATTAGATGtattctagaaaaataattataagtcAAGCACcattttaaaagagagatttCAGTTTAAGGGAATCATCAATTGATGTAATCATCAATTGATGTGTTTTCTAAGTTTGTATTTTCTTGACAAGAGGCATATCTCTACATGAATGACATCTAACTGAGAAAGTTATGGCAATCTTCTAAATAAGGAAACTGGTGCTGCCAGGCTTGTGTCTGCCCAGGATTTTGCTAacacttaatattttataaataaatgcaagcatgaaaggaaaggaaggatttAGTGCAACCAAATTAtttcatgttctcttggtagttcAGCATCATTGCATGCCAGCAGATTCACACTCATTCTTTGTTTTGGGATCACTGTTTTACATGCACCCCTTTGCTGTCATGCTGAAGTCTCCTGTGAATCCAGCAAAGTAAATAGACATGAAAGAATGTCCACATTGGAGGCACCAAGATAAAAGCTAAGAGTAAATGTAAGTCCAGCAGATAATAGCTGCTGCTCAAGGAATCTAGAGAGGATCATGAAAATCTTTAATGCAGTGTGAACAAAAATAGCAAGGATTTCTAGTTcgttattttatttctctggagcAGAGGCTGATCTGTTACCATATCTCAGCCTTTTTATTCTACGTTCACTTAACTCTCAAGaatggtaaaacaaaacaaacttcttAATCTTGTGTCTATCGTaagtccttttttttcctttttttggaacACTGCCAAGCTAAAACTTGCTCAACCAAGGATGTGTATTTACAACACTGCTGTCTCCTGCTTCCCTGACAATACAGAGAggcttatgtttttaaaatgtaatatctaAAGTGTTTTAAAGTGCTCTTTGTATTAAATTTAGGCATAATTGTGTTTCTGGCAGCAGTTCTGGGACTTACTAATAATTCTGTAATcataacataattattttgaatctATGAGGGAatttctttggaataaatttCACTCGTTAATTTCATTATAAATGTCTCAGGTATTCCTTAGTTGAATCAGTTTGATTAGTCAGCAGTCATTATTGAAGTAGTTTTATGTATTCTTAATGGATACTTTGTGGCATGAAAAACCAGAGAtactttcaataatttttagagTAATTGCACGTCTTtgataagtttttgttttttagttgtttatGTGAGGACTGCTATTGTATAATGTAGCTTTTTTCAAACTTATATTTTTAGTGGAATGGAGTTTCCAACCAGAATCTTACGTGGAACTCCAATATACAGATCGGCTAAAAGGCTGACTGCCTTgagtgggtgggagtggggtaggggtgtggagggtgggggagcggcgggaggggggctgggggagTCATAGGGGTACTGTGACATTCCCCAGGTATCAATACAGAGCATTCTCTCTTGATCCCTATGTGATCCCTGTGGGGTAGGTAGGTagggcagttttttttttccctgcttttttctccccaaatccccccagtacatagttgtatattttagttgtgggtccttctagttgtggcatgtgggatggcacctcaacatggcctaatgagtggtgccatgtccgtgcctaggatccgaaccctgggccaccaaagctgagcgcgtgaacttaaccacgtggccacgCGGCCGGCCCCCAGGTAGGGCAGTTTTATTCTCAtaatagagatgaagaaactgaagcctagaGTGATTTgtctaagaaaacaaacagaacaggTAAGAAGTGAAAGGAGAATTTAACCCAAGTCATTTGGTCCCAAATCTagatttttctgaaataatacCCCAACTGAGTTTTTACTTACCTGACTCAAATAATTTAAGTAGGTATGATTTATATATAAAGGTAACAATGCTAATTCTTAGGGTTCCCCCCCTTCTTTATGGAGGGATtacctaattttttttccctagatATTAGGTCTAATCATAGCACAGCAAACTTTAGTGGACAATTCATTTGTATTAAgctttaaaaatctaatatattatccaaataaatatttagtagcAAAATTCCTGTAGAAATATATTGTGGTACTGTTGGACTTAAAGTGTTTTAGTTACATATTGAAAGAGTTTCTTGCTATGCACATATGGATGGTTGGTCCTTAATGTTAAATTGAGAACCTGTAAATTTGTTTGATGTTTATAGTACTGCCTTCTTGACATCTGCAGCAAAACTGTTAATTAGAGGTTCCTTATTGCCTCATGGGAACCTATTAGATACTGGCCTTGAATAATTTTCCATCTGTAGCCAAATTGCCATCCCTCAGTTTGTTTGTCTGTATTGAGATATATCCTAAGCTAAATTCTGATTCCTACCGAAAGGCGTCTTGTCTTGGAAGCACACCGAGGCCCTGCAGACTATCAACAGTGCTTCTGTGCTTCCTGCCACTCTTGCAGTATGAAAGACAGCCTCGGTACTTCCAAAAAAGATTACTCTTTGGTTCaacttaagaatttttaaaagcctagTGCTCTGATCTTGTATCATGAGACTGCTTACTGACTCAAAGTTGAATGCTTGGGTCTTGTGCTTGGATCTGAGCGCTTGGCACACTGTGATGAGGTCTATAGCTATGTAGAGCTAAGCCTTCTCTTTGTTTTAATGGTATCATGATATTTCAATAGAATAATATGAACAACTTATTTATCGAATGatgactatattttaaaaagtttgtaggtattttacatatattttctttgaccCTTGCCATAACCTTGCAAAGAATGTGgtattcttctcattttacaggtgagataACTGCAACCTCTAGAGGTTTAGAGACTCACCCAGGGTTGCTTGGCTAGTAAGTAgaggagctggaatttgaacccaagtctgacCTCATCAACCATCTTCTTTGTAAACTGTTGTTAACTTATGTTCTTAAGAGGATGGAAAGGTTTTACCTAAGGATGTTTTTTACTATTGTGAGCACTTGAATATATTTGGGATGTTAATATCTTATAGAAGCAGAAAGTTTGGGTGTGCATATGGAACCAGAAATTTTTCAGAGCCAAAGGGACtattatattttacttaaataaattgcccccaaaaaaagaaaagggagagaaaaaagtaacAGTTATATCTAATGaaactttgttaaaatttttaaaaaacttttaaaagagcTAAAAACAAAGTTGAACATGTAGGTGAAATTCTAGGTTTTTATTTCTAGAGGAGAATTTTGGTCATCCAAGCcaatcctctcattttctttaagggaactgaggcttagGAGTTAAGGACCTCATTTACCTGGAGCCGTGGCCGTGTTCCCTGACTCCTGGCCCACTGCTCTTTCTACTCTAGTGTCGGGCCATCTCTTGGGCTGCTCTGAATGGCTGGGGGAATGGGAGGTAGTTGACAATGAAGAGAGAGATTTGTAATTTTagctgatttatttttaagtgaaaattctACTTATAAGCTCAGCAGTTCATAAGTTTCCAGAAGAgcagaatgttttctttttccctttgtgacATGAATTTTTAAGCTCCAAGGTAACCAAAGGGAAGTTAACTTACCAAGTTGATGTAGCATAATGACCTAATAAGTAGACCACGGGTTTATTCATGGGCATTGGTGGTAAAAATGGGGGTTCCTTTTTACTCACTGATCTACGATTATTCTGGATTCTAGAGTAAAGGAATGCAGCACCCTGGTCTTAGATAATCTCAGGAAACCTAGATAATTGGAAAGAAACAAATGGCTGCTATGCGGAAGACGCAGAACAGCTCAAGAAAGGATGCTGTTAGTGGCCAGTTTA from Equus asinus isolate D_3611 breed Donkey chromosome 2, EquAss-T2T_v2, whole genome shotgun sequence includes these protein-coding regions:
- the FAM204A gene encoding protein FAM204A isoform X3, whose product is MWSGLLPPGLNESDIELSSEDEATLENSGLNLQEDKEDGTITKTESSDFPTDGMEAKGEANVNAYEECPSGIPFSTWNRFQELHKKHSEQKTSTLRFRKKKRKRSRKGKLKNEEESRSEQSSRETQWKELTQYFGVNDRFDPPVKKKKIDKSGLEKSVDQAVEEWDIEKAEELSNQLATRELGVKIAKAVACHNFVKAKKDAENSQVARKKKKLAWGFEAKKRWETKSNMGYM
- the FAM204A gene encoding protein FAM204A isoform X2 translates to MATPDQNGPRPLAERPEPMGRRDVGWALRWLPGGRLLSQEKMWSGLLPPGLNESDIELSSEDEATLENSGLNLQEDKEDGTITKTESSDFPTDGMEAKGEANVNAYEECPSGIPFSTWNRFQELHKKHSEQKTSTLRFRKKKRKRSRKGKLKNEEESRSEQSSRETQWKELTQYFGVNDRFDPPVKKKKIDKSGLEKSVDQAVEEWDIEKAEELSNQLATRELGVKIAKAVACHNFVKAKKDAENSQVARKKKKLAWGFEAKKRWETKSNMGYM
- the FAM204A gene encoding protein FAM204A isoform X1; its protein translation is MPRRARSVAMATPDQNGPRPLAERPEPMGRRDVGWALRWLPGGRLLSQEKMWSGLLPPGLNESDIELSSEDEATLENSGLNLQEDKEDGTITKTESSDFPTDGMEAKGEANVNAYEECPSGIPFSTWNRFQELHKKHSEQKTSTLRFRKKKRKRSRKGKLKNEEESRSEQSSRETQWKELTQYFGVNDRFDPPVKKKKIDKSGLEKSVDQAVEEWDIEKAEELSNQLATRELGVKIAKAVACHNFVKAKKDAENSQVARKKKKLAWGFEAKKRWETKSNMGYM